The DNA segment AAGAACAACCATCCCGGTTATTTTATTTCCCCAATCATAATTACTGCCTATCCCATGAATGCCCCACTAGCCTGCTCATGGGTTTGACCCTAACATCAGGTTGGTAAGCTGCTGCTATTGCTTAGAGTTTATAATCCAGCAGGCACATGGCCTGCTGGATTATATAAAAAGGAGGTTGGGTTAGGTGTTTATAGCTTTATCTAATAGCTCCATGGGATGGAGTGTATTAGCCTTGATCTTTCTGCTTCTGAGTCCATGGCCAAGCTGCATCATGCATGCTGGACAGGAGGTAGCTAGAATATTAGCTCCAGTTTCCCGAAAATTATCCAGCTTCATCTGGAGAATGGCCTCAGAGTTATCATCCTGGAGGAAGCAGTAGGAACCTGCTCCTCCGCAGCACCAATTTGCCTGCTTCATTTCTATAAATTCAACGCCAGGAATAAATTTAAGAAGCTCTCTTGGCTCCTGGTTTATCTTTAAGCCCCTCACGCCATGGCATGGATCATGATAGCTGACTTTGTATGCTACATTTTTGAGTTTTTGGGAATCTATTTCTAGATGTTCAAGTACAAACTTATTTACATCAATTATTTTATTGCTGATTTCTTCAGCCTTTTGACTATAATCTTTATCATCCTTTAAGAGCTCGGCATATTCTTTCAAGGTGCTGCCGCATGTTGCACAATCAATGACAATATAGTCCAGATCTTTGCCTGCAAACTTGTCAATATTGTCCTTGGCAAGTCTTCTTCCCTCATCAAAGTCTCCTGCACTTTGATGGGGTCCGCCGCAGCACTCAACCTCTGGAACATACACCTGACAGTTATGATGCTGAAGCACCTTTACAGTAGCTGCTGCAACCTGGCTGAAAAAGGCATTAGTGGCACATCCAACATAATAGCCCACCTTGAACCTGGGGTTAGCAATATTTTTTATTAGCTCTGGCGCCTGCTGGAAAAAACTCTTTTTTGGAAGTGGAGGCAGTAGGTCTTCCATTCTTTTTACTTTTTTCGCTACTCCCAGGATGCCGCTGCCCCTGACCAGCCATCTGGCCCCACTATGCTGATAAAAGCGAGCCAGGCTTGACACAGCCTTAAATCTTTTTTGGTTGGAAAAAATTCCCCTGTAAGCTGCTTTATGAAAAAGCGAAAACCCATTAGCAGCATTTATCTTCTCTCTTGCCTCCATCATGATTTTGTCAGTTGCTACAGATGATGGGCAGTTTGTGACACAGGCTTTACATAACAGACAGCTTTTAATATGCTGTTCTATTTCTGGTTCACTTCCCCATTTATAGCTGCCCTCACAAACCAGGCGAGCCAGCCTTACTCTGCCCCGGGCAACATTTGCTTCGTTTTTTGTAATTATATAGGTTGGGCAAACCTCCTGACAGAAGCCGCATTTGTTGCATTTTAAGATCTTTTCTTCCATCTAGCTCACCTCCACAAACCTTGGGTTGTTTGGGTACATAATCCTATTAGGGTCAAGGTTTCTTTTAATCCTGTTATACAAGATATCCACAGGTGACCTTTCGTCACTAAAGCTGAAATTAAACTCCTGCAGACGTTCCCCTAGCATTTTTTTAACTTCTTGCACATTGGCCGTAGTTGTTAATTGCACCAGGCCACTTCCCCCGTCCAGTAAAATGTCCATGGAGGTGTTATCCAATATTGCATCAAGCTCCCTTGGCAGATAATCTAATAAGGTTCTGCGATCTGTTCCAAGTATTATCTCTGCCTGTGAAGCCTTGCTGCCCAGCAGGTCTTCCAGGTAATCATCCACACTGTTTGTTCCTGTAATTATTTGTTTAATGTCTAGCAGACTTTTCAAGGAGTCAAGCTGATGAGTCACAGCCTGCCTGGAGCCGGCAAGGACAAAAACTCCTCCATATTTTGGGCCTTCATCTAGTCCCAGCAGCTTTCCTGACATACCCATAAAGGACACCAAAGCATACCTTTTTGCCAACACTTCCTTCATTTGCTGGGTCAAATCATCAATTGAAGCTGCATAGGTTATAAAAAGGGCTTTTTCAACGGGCATGGGAATTAACTTAAAAGTAGCCTTGACTATAACGCCCAGGGTTCCCCAGCTTTTGGCAAATAACCTTGTAAAGTCGTAGCCGGTAACATTTTTTACAGTTTTTCCACCTGTTTTTATAAGCTCACCTGTAGGGGTGATAAATTCAAGGCCTAACAAATAATCATGGATAGTACCACGGGCATACTGCTCAATGCCTCCTGCATCCCTGGCCAGCAAACCGCCGATAGTTGAGTTTGGCTTTTCATGATGACTTACCGGCAGTAAAAAATTATATTCTCTTAAAGCTTCAGCCAGCTCTTTAATACTAATTCCAGCTTCAACGCTAACTGTCAAATCGGCTTTAGCCAGTTCCACTATCCTGTTCATTTTGCGCATAGACAAATAGACCTTTGTCTTATCGGCTCCAATTATTTGGCTTCCGCTGCCAATAGGCACCATGCTTATCTTCTCATCATTGCACAGCTTAATAAAGGAACTAACTTCTTCAGAGCTTTGAGGATAAACTATTAGATTTTCCTCTATTCTATCTGCCTGTAATGTGGGCAATTTCTCCCTTATTCTTCCTTCAATAGAATTCATACTTATTGCCACCCTCCCATTAATGCCTTTTAACCAGCTTTAATAACCTTTCCAGGATTTAAAATTGAATTAGGATCTAAAATTTTTTTCATTTTTGCTTTAAATTCCAGATCATCCTTGCTGAATGCAAGCTCCATGTAGGGTAATTTTTCTAATCCAATTCCATGTTCTCCCGTTAAGCAGCCTTCCATATCAAGGGCGGCCTTAAATATCTCTGCACTAGCCTCTTCTGCTCTGTGATGTTCTGCCTCATCCTTTGGATCATACATCAAGTGCGGATGCAGATTGCCATCTCCTGCATGGGCTATCTGGGCAATGATAATATTATATTTCTGACCCAATTCTGTCACCTTGCGAAACATTTCTGGCAGTTTGCTCCTTGGAACTGTAGCATCTTGAACCATATAAGCAGGTTTTATCCTTCCTAAAGCTCCATTGCCGGAACGTCTGGCCTTCCACAGATTCTCACGTTCTGCTTCATTTTCAGCCTTTTTGTAACTGCTGGCACCCATCTCCTTACATATCCCAGCAATAGTATCAATCTGTTCATCAACTTCCACTTCATACCCATCAACCTCAATAAGCAGCAGGGCTTCAGCGTCCTTTGGGAAACCTAGATTTAAAAAGTCATCTACTGCCCTGAGGGTAGCTCTATCCATGATTTCCAGGGTGGTAGGTATAATACCCTTTGAAATGATAGCAGATACTACTTCTCCTGCCTTATCCAGACTGTCAAATATGGCAACCATGGTCCTTACTGCCTCTGGCTTTTTGGTAAGCTTTACAAGAATTTTGGTAATAACCCCAAAGGTTCCCTCAGAACCATTAAAAATTCCTGCCAGATTTGGCCTGTTATCAGCCGGATTTGGGAAACCACCAAGCTGTACAATTTCACCAGTTGGCAGTACAACTTCCATACCAAGAACGTGCTCCTTTGTGACTCCGTACTTTACTCCCTTGATTCCCCCTGCGCATTCTGCCACATTGCCACCAATGGTAGCAACCTTTAGGCTGGCTGGGTCAGGAGCAAACATGTATCCCATTGACTCTACGGCTTTAGTTAGGTTTAAGTTAATCACACCTGTTTCCACTAGGGCCGTTTCATTTATAACATCAATATCGAGAATCTTATCCATTTTAGTGAGAACAAGGATTATGCCCCCATCTGGAGTAACAGTTCCCCCACTTAAACAGGTTCCTGCACCCCTTGGTACTACCTTGATGCCTGTTTCATTGGCAAGCCTCATTATCTCTGCCACTTCCTCTGTACTTTCAGGAAATACAACAGCCCCAGGCTGGAATATAAATGGTGAAGAATCATATGCATACATTTCCATGGAAATCTTGCTTGTCAGCACATCATTGTTTCCCACAATTTTTTTTAATCGATTTATAATGTCTGATGTCATTGCTGGCCCTCCCTTTGAAGCATGTTCTTCATATGGAAGAAGAATGTATCTTCCCACGCATGGTATTAATTAAGTATAACGGGCCAGAAGGTAAAACTGGCCCGTTTTTGATTTTCTTAATAGTTATAATTTAAAACTGCATCAATTAGATCTGCACCAATTTCATTTTCAAATTCGGCATAAACTGGCATCATGGCTTCTAACCATACATCTTTATCAACTTCTGTTACAGTCATGCCCTTAGCCTTGATTTCACCTAATAAATTTGTATCCATTTCAGCTACCAGGCTTCTTTCAAAGTCTCTT comes from the Desulfitibacter alkalitolerans DSM 16504 genome and includes:
- a CDS encoding FAD-binding oxidoreductase, with amino-acid sequence MTSDIINRLKKIVGNNDVLTSKISMEMYAYDSSPFIFQPGAVVFPESTEEVAEIMRLANETGIKVVPRGAGTCLSGGTVTPDGGIILVLTKMDKILDIDVINETALVETGVINLNLTKAVESMGYMFAPDPASLKVATIGGNVAECAGGIKGVKYGVTKEHVLGMEVVLPTGEIVQLGGFPNPADNRPNLAGIFNGSEGTFGVITKILVKLTKKPEAVRTMVAIFDSLDKAGEVVSAIISKGIIPTTLEIMDRATLRAVDDFLNLGFPKDAEALLLIEVDGYEVEVDEQIDTIAGICKEMGASSYKKAENEAERENLWKARRSGNGALGRIKPAYMVQDATVPRSKLPEMFRKVTELGQKYNIIIAQIAHAGDGNLHPHLMYDPKDEAEHHRAEEASAEIFKAALDMEGCLTGEHGIGLEKLPYMELAFSKDDLEFKAKMKKILDPNSILNPGKVIKAG
- a CDS encoding FAD-binding oxidoreductase, translated to MNSIEGRIREKLPTLQADRIEENLIVYPQSSEEVSSFIKLCNDEKISMVPIGSGSQIIGADKTKVYLSMRKMNRIVELAKADLTVSVEAGISIKELAEALREYNFLLPVSHHEKPNSTIGGLLARDAGGIEQYARGTIHDYLLGLEFITPTGELIKTGGKTVKNVTGYDFTRLFAKSWGTLGVIVKATFKLIPMPVEKALFITYAASIDDLTQQMKEVLAKRYALVSFMGMSGKLLGLDEGPKYGGVFVLAGSRQAVTHQLDSLKSLLDIKQIITGTNSVDDYLEDLLGSKASQAEIILGTDRRTLLDYLPRELDAILDNTSMDILLDGGSGLVQLTTTANVQEVKKMLGERLQEFNFSFSDERSPVDILYNRIKRNLDPNRIMYPNNPRFVEVS
- a CDS encoding (Fe-S)-binding protein: MEEKILKCNKCGFCQEVCPTYIITKNEANVARGRVRLARLVCEGSYKWGSEPEIEQHIKSCLLCKACVTNCPSSVATDKIMMEAREKINAANGFSLFHKAAYRGIFSNQKRFKAVSSLARFYQHSGARWLVRGSGILGVAKKVKRMEDLLPPLPKKSFFQQAPELIKNIANPRFKVGYYVGCATNAFFSQVAAATVKVLQHHNCQVYVPEVECCGGPHQSAGDFDEGRRLAKDNIDKFAGKDLDYIVIDCATCGSTLKEYAELLKDDKDYSQKAEEISNKIIDVNKFVLEHLEIDSQKLKNVAYKVSYHDPCHGVRGLKINQEPRELLKFIPGVEFIEMKQANWCCGGAGSYCFLQDDNSEAILQMKLDNFRETGANILATSCPACMMQLGHGLRSRKIKANTLHPMELLDKAINT